The Campylobacter concisus genome window below encodes:
- the glnA gene encoding type I glutamate--ammonia ligase has product MGKFVQNIDHFFDFCKENEVKFVDFRFTDLGGAWHSISYNIKAVTKENFTNGIPMDASSMHGWQPIDKSDMIMKPEATTAFLDPFTSDITVVVFCDIYDIYKGQIYEKCPRSIAKRAMQYVKDSGLGDEAYFGPENEFFVFDNVKIIDSPNCAMYQVDSEEGEWNDATDFKDSYNTGHRPRRKGGYLMTQPIDSMVDLRAEMMQVLEQVGLEVFLGHHEVAQGQGEIGVKFGNLVEAADNVQIYKYVVRMVAHLNGKTVTFMPKPLYGDNGSGMHVHQSVWKDGKNLFYKEGNYANLSDFARYYIGGVLKHARSVAAFTNPSTNSYKRLIPGFEAPSILTYSSQNRSASIRIPYGAGEKSVRAEMRFPDSTANPYLAFSAMLMAGLDGVKHKYEPVGPMDENLFKLHLDEIRERGIEQLPHTLRGSLEALIRDNEYLKPIMTDLFIDTYQHMKFETQVWPYEARPTAYEFKTCFSC; this is encoded by the coding sequence GTGGGAAAATTCGTCCAAAATATAGATCATTTTTTTGATTTTTGTAAAGAAAATGAAGTCAAATTTGTAGATTTCAGATTTACTGATTTAGGTGGTGCTTGGCACAGCATTAGCTACAATATAAAAGCTGTTACGAAAGAAAATTTCACAAACGGTATCCCGATGGACGCTAGCTCTATGCATGGCTGGCAACCAATTGATAAGAGCGACATGATAATGAAGCCAGAAGCTACAACTGCATTTTTAGACCCATTTACTTCTGATATTACAGTCGTTGTTTTTTGCGATATTTACGACATTTACAAGGGTCAAATTTATGAAAAATGCCCTCGCTCAATTGCTAAAAGAGCAATGCAATATGTAAAAGATAGCGGTCTTGGTGACGAGGCGTATTTTGGCCCTGAGAATGAATTTTTTGTCTTTGATAACGTCAAAATCATCGATAGCCCAAACTGCGCGATGTATCAAGTAGATAGCGAAGAAGGCGAGTGGAACGATGCTACTGACTTCAAAGATAGCTACAACACAGGTCATCGCCCACGCAGAAAAGGCGGCTACTTGATGACTCAGCCAATCGACAGCATGGTAGATCTAAGAGCTGAAATGATGCAAGTTCTAGAGCAAGTTGGTCTTGAAGTCTTTTTAGGACACCACGAAGTCGCTCAAGGTCAAGGTGAGATCGGCGTGAAATTTGGCAATCTAGTCGAAGCCGCCGATAATGTTCAAATCTACAAATACGTCGTTCGCATGGTGGCTCACCTAAATGGCAAGACAGTTACATTTATGCCAAAACCACTTTATGGCGATAACGGAAGCGGCATGCACGTGCATCAATCAGTCTGGAAAGATGGTAAAAATTTATTCTACAAAGAAGGAAACTACGCAAATTTAAGTGATTTCGCAAGATACTACATTGGTGGCGTTTTAAAACACGCAAGAAGCGTTGCAGCCTTTACTAACCCAAGCACAAATAGCTACAAACGCCTAATCCCTGGCTTTGAAGCGCCATCTATCCTAACATACTCTAGTCAAAACCGCTCAGCGAGTATCCGCATACCTTATGGAGCTGGTGAGAAGTCAGTTAGGGCTGAGATGAGATTTCCAGATAGCACAGCAAACCCTTATCTAGCCTTTTCAGCGATGCTAATGGCAGGACTTGACGGCGTTAAACACAAATATGAGCCAGTTGGTCCGATGGATGAAAATTTATTTAAGCTTCATCTTGATGAGATCAGAGAGCGTGGCATAGAGCAGCTTCCACACACACTTCGTGGTAGCCTTGAAGCACTGATTCGAGATAATGAATACTTAAAACCAATAATGACCGATCTTTTCATCGACACTTATCAGCACATGAAATTTGAAACTCAGGTTTGGCCTTACGAAGCGCGCCCAACCGCTTATGAGTTTAAAACTTGCTTCTCTTGCTAA
- a CDS encoding LysE/ArgO family amino acid transporter, with protein MSAFWSGFFTSLSLILAIGAQNAFVLKQGIKKEHVFAVCLICALGDALLIFAGVFGFAKVLQKFEFFKQVAIYGGFIFLFVYSLKSLYGAFKNPKSLLPSVQHESKFSKIVLLTLAFTWLNPHVYLDTMLLIGSISTKFGDENIIFGIGASLASLFFFFSLGYGARVLAPVFAKEFSWKILEIFVGIIMLLIAFSLLFTKV; from the coding sequence ATGTCTGCATTTTGGAGTGGATTTTTTACAAGTTTATCTTTAATATTGGCTATCGGCGCGCAAAATGCATTTGTTTTGAAGCAGGGTATAAAAAAGGAACATGTTTTTGCAGTTTGCTTAATATGCGCACTTGGTGATGCCTTGCTTATATTTGCTGGAGTTTTTGGTTTTGCAAAAGTGCTACAAAAATTTGAGTTTTTTAAACAGGTTGCCATATATGGTGGTTTTATCTTTTTATTTGTCTATAGTCTAAAGAGTTTGTATGGTGCATTTAAAAATCCCAAAAGCCTTCTTCCTAGTGTGCAACACGAGTCAAAATTTAGCAAAATAGTGCTTTTGACGCTTGCTTTTACTTGGCTAAATCCTCACGTCTATCTTGATACGATGCTTTTAATAGGATCTATTTCAACAAAATTTGGAGATGAAAATATAATTTTTGGCATCGGTGCTAGTCTTGCATCGCTATTTTTCTTCTTTTCTTTAGGATATGGAGCAAGAGTTCTCGCTCCAGTTTTTGCAAAAGAATTTTCATGGAAAATTTTAGAAATTTTTGTTGGGATTATTATGCTTCTAATCGCTTTTAGTTTACTTTTTACTAAAGTATAG